The following are from one region of the Candidatus Thermoplasmatota archaeon genome:
- a CDS encoding RAD55 family ATPase has translation MPLVTTGISGLDAQLGGGIPSGTTLLLIAEPGNAMSLFSEQFAAGGLGAGESVHYLLFDRPAKDARDHVLSFLPTATVAQKAQKLKFYDGYSPQFGRALPTPPGKDETVTIGRDDAYSQPLKEVQRTGYDGPYRLVFETLSTIATSGGEEAAVEFFRTLTFLGRETGGVHLVSLVKGLHSPLFETKLRHLAGGVLEFGIERKGFGLYPYVMISKLLNVPEAARILLYKETERGLWLEPTKRVF, from the coding sequence ATGCCTCTCGTCACCACCGGGATCTCCGGTCTCGACGCCCAGCTTGGAGGCGGCATCCCTTCGGGGACGACGCTCCTGCTCATCGCCGAGCCCGGCAACGCCATGAGCCTCTTCTCGGAGCAGTTCGCAGCCGGGGGCCTCGGGGCGGGCGAGTCGGTGCACTACCTCCTTTTCGACCGGCCGGCGAAGGACGCGCGCGACCACGTCCTGTCATTCCTGCCGACCGCGACCGTCGCCCAGAAGGCGCAGAAGCTGAAATTCTACGACGGCTACTCCCCCCAGTTCGGGCGCGCCCTCCCGACGCCGCCCGGAAAGGACGAGACCGTCACGATCGGCCGCGACGACGCCTACTCCCAGCCTCTCAAGGAGGTCCAGCGCACGGGCTACGACGGGCCCTACCGCCTCGTCTTCGAGACGCTCTCCACGATCGCGACGTCGGGAGGGGAGGAGGCGGCGGTGGAGTTCTTCCGCACGCTCACGTTCCTCGGGCGCGAGACCGGCGGCGTCCACCTCGTCAGCCTGGTGAAGGGCCTGCACAGCCCGCTCTTCGAAACCAAGCTCCGCCACCTCGCAGGCGGCGTCCTCGAGTTCGGCATCGAACGCAAGGGGTTCGGCCTGTACCCCTACGTGATGATCTCCAAGCTCCTGAACGTCCCCGAGGCCGCGCGCATCCTGCTCTACA